Within Pseudomonadota bacterium, the genomic segment ACCGTCATCGACCAGGTGCTCGCTGACATCGCAAACCTGAAGAACTAGACGTTGCTGGCGTGACCGGAACGGTTCGCGCCGTGCCGTCGTCGGTCTGGGCCCGCGCCAGCGGGTCCAGGTGCGCAGCGCCGGTCCCGACATGGGGCCGGCGCGCGTGTTCTTCAGGGGATGTCGCGGCGGTGCGGCGCGGCAGGCAGAGGTTTCGAGAGGGGAACCCGCGGTCGACTCAGAAAACTGTTCTTCCCCCCCAGCGAGGGCCTTCGCTGAGCGGCGTCGGGTGCCATCGGCATCTGGGCGCCGACACCTTGCCGAAACGAGCGGGAGCGCGCATGATCCGGTTGAACCGCATCAACGGTCAGCCCGTCGTGATCAATGCTGACCTCATCGAGATGCTCGAGGTCACGCCCGAGGTCATCGTGCTTCTCACCACGGGCCGACGCCTGGTTGTGAGCCAGAGCGTCGATGAGGTGGTGCAGGCGGTTGTCGACTACCAGCGCTCCATCGGGGTCAAGCGCCCTCCGCCGCACCTGATCCAGAGCATCGCGATGGGAGACACCGATCACGATGAAGGATAAGGCGACTCTGTTCGGGCTGATCATGGCCTTCGGCGGCGTGGCCGTCGGTGTGGCCATGGAGGGTGGGCACGTCTCTGCCTACATCAGCGTCTCGTCATTTCTCATCGTTTGCGTCGGGTCGCTCGGGGCCATGGTTCTCGCCTTCCAGTGGCACGAGTTCATGCGCTTCTTCGCGCTGTGCAAGATGTGCTTCCAGGGGGCGTCGCATGACTGGGAGGGCGCCATCAAGCGCATGATCGAGGTGGCCACGCTGGCCCGCCGCAACGGCGTTCTCTCGCTCGAGCCCACCATTGCCAAGGAGACCAACGATTTCATCAAGGTGGCGCTGCGCATGATGGTCGACGGGGCCGATTCAGAGGCTCTGGCCGATGTTCTCGATTCCAAGCTCGAGGCGCAGCACTACAAGGTGAAGCAAGACGAGAAGATGTTCGAGATGCTCGGCGGGTTCATGCCCACCCTTG encodes:
- a CDS encoding flagellar motor protein — encoded protein: MKDKATLFGLIMAFGGVAVGVAMEGGHVSAYISVSSFLIVCVGSLGAMVLAFQWHEFMRFFALCKMCFQGASHDWEGAIKRMIEVATLARRNGVLSLEPTIAKETNDFIKVALRMMVDGADSEALADVLDSKLEAQHYKVKQDEKMFEMLGGFMPTLGIVGTVTSLIHVLGNLSEPEKLGAGIAAAFTATLYGVGIANMAVLPMAGKIRCIGREEMEYYKMLQTGLVAVQSGDNPLWVEQKMRSFVPAHVENKPASGDAPKGDDKKKSKTKAA
- a CDS encoding flagellar protein FlbD, yielding MIRLNRINGQPVVINADLIEMLEVTPEVIVLLTTGRRLVVSQSVDEVVQAVVDYQRSIGVKRPPPHLIQSIAMGDTDHDEG